In Shouchella patagoniensis, the following are encoded in one genomic region:
- a CDS encoding isochorismatase family protein translates to MKKACEKCSIALNGHAYICSHECTFCKECTNSMSRICPNCGGELVKRPEKGFVPVREKDSGAKALLVIDVQNAFNDKKWGERNNPNAEKNMNTILRVWREKNWKVFIVKHKSDHPSSLFFHGHKGYEVKEMIDQRNDDMIIEKKVNSSFIQTDLESLLVQHGITSVVTTGLTTPHCVSTTVRMSSNLGFKTYVVSDAVAAFGLKDQNNVYYDADTVHALSLATLNKEFAEIITTEQLVANIDLLR, encoded by the coding sequence ATGAAAAAAGCATGTGAGAAATGCAGCATAGCACTAAATGGGCACGCGTATATTTGCTCTCACGAATGTACTTTTTGCAAAGAATGTACGAACTCAATGTCTCGAATATGTCCAAATTGTGGTGGGGAGCTCGTAAAGCGGCCTGAAAAAGGGTTCGTTCCCGTACGTGAGAAGGACAGTGGGGCTAAAGCATTATTAGTGATTGATGTTCAAAACGCATTTAATGATAAGAAATGGGGTGAAAGAAATAATCCTAATGCAGAGAAGAATATGAATACCATTCTAAGAGTCTGGCGAGAGAAGAATTGGAAAGTATTTATAGTGAAACATAAATCAGATCATCCTTCTTCTCTGTTTTTTCATGGTCACAAAGGGTATGAAGTGAAAGAGATGATCGACCAAAGAAATGACGACATGATTATTGAAAAGAAAGTGAACAGTAGCTTTATTCAGACAGACTTAGAATCGTTATTAGTACAACATGGAATTACATCGGTTGTAACAACTGGTTTAACAACGCCACATTGTGTATCAACTACTGTAAGAATGAGTAGTAATCTTGGTTTTAAAACGTATGTTGTATCGGATGCGGTGGCCGCCTTTGGATTGAAAGATCAAAATAATGTTTATTATGATGCAGATACAGTGCATGCTTTATCGTTAGCTACATTAAATAAAGAATTTGCAGAAATTATAACAACAGAGCAACTAGTAGCGAACATAGATTTGTTAAGGTAA
- a CDS encoding isochorismatase family protein — MQQLLLIIDAQQELIDGTIAEQAIYKKEDLIISINKVIHKAERENIEIVFVKDLDVAGGEGDGFQIHNEITQLDKARIFNKSATNAFYNTGLLEYVTHHHIGHVVIMGCETQHCIDSAVRTATIHSMDVTLIADGHSTRGNDVLEPEQIIHHHNSTLHGRYNVDHFSIVRNSNEEVFSPTHDQYR, encoded by the coding sequence TTGCAGCAGCTGTTATTAATTATTGATGCACAACAAGAATTAATCGACGGGACCATAGCTGAACAAGCCATTTATAAAAAAGAGGATTTAATAATCTCTATTAATAAAGTGATTCATAAGGCTGAAAGAGAGAATATAGAGATTGTTTTTGTGAAGGATTTAGATGTTGCTGGAGGAGAAGGGGATGGTTTTCAAATACATAACGAAATCACCCAGCTTGATAAAGCAAGGATATTTAATAAATCGGCTACAAATGCCTTTTACAATACTGGTCTCCTAGAATATGTGACTCATCATCACATTGGACATGTTGTTATTATGGGGTGTGAAACACAGCATTGTATCGATAGTGCGGTTCGCACTGCCACGATTCATAGCATGGATGTCACGTTAATTGCTGACGGTCACAGTACGAGAGGAAATGATGTGTTAGAACCAGAACAAATCATTCATCATCATAATAGCACCCTCCACGGTCGTTACAATGTAGATCACTTCTCAATTGTTAGAAACTCTAACGAAGAGGTCTTTAGTCCAACTCATGATCAGTATAGATAG
- a CDS encoding zinc dependent phospholipase C family protein translates to MGSRIMHAIIAQQLVERLSIKEQAAFLIGGMAPDAGSSKDESHFFIGEHRDYSRSINYKGFLAKYHRKAKDAYILGYFIHLIADDIWLKGFYLPWLKNRMEKQKETGPLYYRDFSLLNGKLLEHYGLKKELKNTFDQISGIIDLEEVTSKDVEAFIPAVIEDMNYDQQVIEEKLKILTFDQMLGYIETSIEIGYEHVKRLEA, encoded by the coding sequence ATGGGGTCAAGAATCATGCATGCCATCATCGCCCAACAACTAGTAGAGCGGTTGTCTATAAAAGAGCAAGCGGCTTTTTTAATTGGAGGAATGGCTCCAGACGCTGGTTCTTCTAAAGATGAATCTCATTTTTTTATAGGTGAACATCGAGATTATTCAAGGAGTATTAACTATAAAGGTTTCTTAGCCAAGTATCACAGGAAAGCAAAAGATGCGTATATTTTAGGGTACTTCATTCATTTAATTGCCGATGATATTTGGCTAAAAGGATTTTATTTGCCATGGTTAAAAAACCGCATGGAAAAACAAAAAGAAACTGGACCTTTATATTATCGTGATTTTTCTTTACTAAATGGCAAGTTACTTGAACATTATGGCTTAAAAAAGGAGTTGAAAAACACATTCGATCAGATTTCGGGAATAATCGATTTAGAGGAGGTTACATCTAAGGATGTAGAAGCATTTATCCCTGCTGTCATTGAAGATATGAACTACGATCAACAAGTAATAGAGGAGAAATTAAAGATATTAACCTTTGATCAAATGCTTGGATACATTGAGACGTCAATTGAGATAGGCTATGAACATGTTAAGCGGTTAGAAGCATAA